In the genome of Nycticebus coucang isolate mNycCou1 chromosome 12, mNycCou1.pri, whole genome shotgun sequence, the window GCGACGTCAGCAGATCCTGGAGTGGGCTCCATTTCCCCAGCTTCTCCAAAGATCTCCCTGGCCCCCACAGATGGTAAGAGCCAGATGGTTAAAGAGCTGAATGGTTGAGGGTTATGGACATTATGACGTGGTTCTGGACAGAAAGACCCTcaggcatctctctctctctttgtttagTAAAAGAACTCTCTACCAAGGAACCTGGGAGAACTCTAGAGCCCCAGGAACTGGCTCGGATAGCTGGGAaaggtgaggattttttttttttttttttttcctgttgaagaCTAATATTTTGTTTGGGAGAGTATTTTAGTTAGGAAACTTATTGGAATTCAGAAGCAGAGTGTCTGTCAGCTCTCCGATCCTAATTTAGTTAATTCTTAGGATTCTCAAGAGTTTTCTTGTCCTTTGGGCTGTTGGAAACATAGCCACTTtcaagaaagaaatgtatttttttcttcactgtcTTCTCATAGTCCCTGGCCTTCAGAATGAACAGAAGCGATTTCAACTAGAAGAACTGAGAAAGTTTGGGGCTCAGTTTAAGGTGAGAGAAGTGTGAAACAAACTAGGATATTAGCAGGGTGAAGGAGTGTGTGGTTGCCTTATAGAAGAGTACACAGGTGGGGTAGAAGGGATGAAATCAAGCAGGGATGAAAGAAGGAaacatggggcagcacctgtggctcaaggagtagggtgctggtcccataccagaggtggtgggttcatacccagccccggccaaaaactggacgaaaagaaaaaaaaaaaaaaaagagagaagcatGGCCTGGGGCCTGGAACAGAAATTACTGtactgtgtgtgtatttttctccTTACAGCTTCAGCCCAGTAGCTCCCCTGAGACCAGCTTGGATCCTTTTCCTCCCCGGATCTTAAAGGAAGAAgccaaagggaaagagaaggaagttgATGGTCTGTTGACTTCAGAGCCCATGGGGTCCCCTGTATCGTCCAAGACAGAGTCCGTATCGGATAAGGAGGACAAACCACCCCTGACACCAGCAGGAGGCGCTGAGGGACCAGAGCAGCCCCCACCACCTTGCCCAAGCCAAACCGGCAGTCCCCCACTGGGCCTTATGAAGGGAGATGACAAAGATGAGGGCCCTGTTGCCGAGTAAGTGGGGTGAAGAGCTGTGTCTATGTCGGGGTGAGGGGGAAGCCATGAGGATTGATTTTACTTTCTCTCATAGACAAGTGAAGAAATCAACGTTGAACCCCAATGCCAAGGAGTTCAATCCCACAAAGCCTCTGCTCTCTGTGGTGAGATGGGACAGGAGAATGTGGGCTGTGATTTCTGTGAGAGAGAATTGGGTGGGGCTAAGTAGATAATGGAAGGGAGCACTTTACTGTTAAGACACTGCGTTGCCCCACAGTGAAGAGACAGCAAATGTTTAGGGATGGCAGTTTTTGGGCTGTGTGAGGAACATGACTCAAACCTTGGGTGGGTGACAAGGGATCCtgatgagtctttttttttttttttttttttattttccacgaCTCCCCTTCATTCTACTCTGTTTGATCCTGATGAGTCTTGACAAGTATTTGTAGGTTTCTCTGTGGTTCTTAGCATTTGGCTTAGGAGTAGTTGAGTAGGTAGTTATGAACATAGGTCTCATTTGGGCCACTTAAACCCTGTACTTAATAAGCCAATACTCTGTCATAGTTTGCTCAGGTATGGTGTAAGAATGTAACATCTCATGGGGTTTGATGTGTGGCTTAACCAAAATACAGTATGGAGGCTTGGTGCCCtcagcttagtggttagggcgccagccatatatgctggggctgatgggtttgaacccagcccaggcctgctgaacaacaatgtcaactacaacagcagcaaaatacccaggtattgtggccggtgcctgtagtcccagctacttgggaggctgaggcaagagaatcgcttaagctcaaaagtttgaggttgctatgagttgtgatgccatggcactctaccgagggtgataaaatgagactctatctgaaaaaaaataaataaaacaaagttcaGAATGTGTTTGGCACATAGCATTGCATAAATGCTACATGTTATAGGTGTGTCTGGGAATAGAGGGGAGGGTACAGAAATAAACCATTATCCTCCCTTGTCTCTTACAGAACAAGTCCACCAGTACCCCAACTTCTCCAGGGCCCCGGACTCACTCGACTCCATCTATCCCGGTGCTGACAGCAGGCCAGAGTGGGCTATACAGCCCCCAGTACATCTCCTACATACCTCAGATCCACATGGGACCAGCTGTACAGGTAAGAAAGGAGCCTGGGCAGCCCGAGGATTTGGCTGGGCTGGCTGAGGGACCAGGTCATTCAGCCTTATCTGTCCTTGTTCTCAGGCACCTCAGATGTATCCATATCCTGTTTCCAATTCAGTGCCTGGGCAGCAGGGCAAATACCGGGGAGCAAAAGGTGAGCAGGGTTGGGAGGGGCAGTTGGTGGAGCTGCCCAGTGCCTCCTGGCAGGTGGAGCTTGAGCCCTGCACTATGTTCCCCCTGCCCCCAGGCTCCTTGCCCCCTCAGCGCTCAGACCAACACCAGCCAGCCTCAGCCCCTCCGATGATGCAGGCTGCCGCCGCTGCTGGTCCACCTCTGGTGGCTGCTACACCTTATTCTTCCTACATCCCCTACAATCCGCAGCAGTTCCCAGGCCAGCCAGCCATGATGCAACCCATGGCCCACTACCCCTCACAGGTGACTTCTGGCCCCAGGAGAGGAATTGGAGATCCAGAGCCCCTGCTAGGGATCTCCCCTTCTCCACCTTCAAGACTCGGTTCTGGGTGAGGGCAGCAGGTGGTGATTTGAGTGGTCAGCTGTGAGATTGGTGGTTGTGTACTTGGGTTTGAGTCTTGGCTCTTGCAGGACCTGTGACAAGACATAGAACATTTAtctaaatttcagtttttttctctgaGGTGTAGTATCCGCTTGTCAGGATTGTTGTGGTTAAATAAAGAAGGTGATTGTGATGAGGCCCAGCCAGTGCCCTGCACATGGTGACTGGGCAGGAAGGAGTGGCTCCCCAGTCTGCTGCGCTGATAACCTTTAGTGGagatcagagtctcactttgttaccctgggtagaatgccatggtgtcatagcttatggcaatttcaaactcttgggctcaagtaatcctgcctcagcttcctgagtagctgagactacaggtgcccaccacacctggctatcttttttttttaattaagtagaggtggggtctaagtcttgctcagactggtctcagactcctgagctcaagtgatcctcctgccttggcttcccagagtgctgggattgggtgtgagccactgtacccagcctgctGACTACTACTCTCTGTCCAACCAGCCGGTGTTTGCCCCCATGCTTCAAAGCAACCCACGCATGCTGACATCGGGTAGCCATCCCCAGGCCATTGTGTCATCCTCTACCCCTCAGTACCCATCTGCGGAGCAGCCTACCCCCCAAGCCCTTTATGGTGAGTTGCTGTGCCCTCCCTTTCTGCTCCTGCTGTGCTCTTCGGTCCCCTTTTGGTGTGCTCAGTGCTggttctctccttctttcctgcTGTAGCCACTGTTCACCAGTCCTACCCACACCATGCCACGCAGCTCCATGCCCACCAGCCGCAGCCGGCTACCACGCCTACTGGGAGCCAGCCACAGTCCCAGCATGCGGCCCCCAGTCCTGTCCAGGTGCCTGCTGCGGGGGTCTGAGCGGTTGGTGTGGAATGGGTGGCAGCTAGAAGAGAGAGTGAGCTGGGGTCTTTCCCCAGCAGGGAGGATGGTTAGGAGTCTGTAAGTGGTTGGCCTGGATACCAGAGGAGTGGGAGATACTCACCCATACCTTCCCTTGACAGCATCAGGCGGGGCAGGCCCCACACCTGGGCAGTGGACAGCCGCAGCAGAATCTGTACCACCCAGGGGCCCTGACAGGCACACCACCCTCTCTGCCACCGGGACCTTCTGCCCAGTCCCCTCAGAGCAGCTTCCCCCAACCAGCCGCTGTGTATGCCATCCATGCCCACCAGCAGCTGCCCCACGGCTTCACCAACATGGCCCATGTTACCCAGGTAAGATCCTGAGGGACCTGCTTCCTCTGGGTCTGGATAGAGGACATTATCCTTGGAGCTGTCCCATTCCCAAGGCCTTGGTTTCTTTGTAGGTACTCGTACTAAACTGAGGGTTTTCAGAGCCCTTCTCAGTCTTCTTTGGTActcccggctactttttgttctCTACAGGCCCATGTCCAAACTGGAATCACAGCAGCCCCGCCCCCTCACCCTGGGGCTCCCCACCCGCCCCAGGTGATGCTGCTGCACCCACCCCAGAGCCATGGGGGGCCCCCCCAAGGCGCAGTGCCCCAGAGTGGGGTGCCTGCACTCTCAGCTTCCACACCCTCACCCTACCCCTACATCGGACACCCCCAAGGTGAGCAGCCTGGCCAGGCGCCTGGATTTCCAGGAGGAGCCGATGACAGGATTCGTGAGTTCTCGTTAGCTGGGGGAATTTGGCATGGAAGAGCTGAGGGGCTGCAGGTGGGGCAGGATGCACGGGTTCTGGGTGGGGAGTGAGGGGTCTTGGAGGCAGGGCTGTCCCACAGGGCGCCCGCCGACCTGCACCTGTCTGTGAAGTATGTAGGGTGGGCAGAAGCCACAGTCGCCGCCGCCAGGGGCTTGCTCCTGGCTCTGTCCTTTGCTTCCCTCCGTCCTCGCTCAGTTGTGATCCAGCAGCCCCCCTCCCCACTGCCTCCCCAGCTCTCAGTGACCCCGACTGTCTCCTGACTTAGCCGAGGTAAGGTCAGCGCAGCAGACAGGGCCAGACTGGGGTGTGGGGGGCTGAGCTGGGCACACAAGTAAGGGCTCTGGCTTACTGGGAAACAGCGTTTGACCTGTGCTTCTGACAGCCCCATGAGACACCTTGAGGAGGCCGCTCCTACCCAGACACACCCCCACTCCCCCACTGGACGGCATTGGATGAAGGGACAGCTGCTTGGGTTCTAATGTTCctgctctcttctctttcccctccaACCAGTTCAATCTCATCCCTCCCAGCAGCTCCCCTTCCACCCCCCGGGGAACTGAAGATTGTCCTGGCCGCGACCTGAGACCTCCATGAGTGGAGGGAAGAGTGATCTATGTCTCTTCCCCCAGCAGCTCGGACCAGTCCCAGCCCTCCaaacctccctttcccccagggGAGCTGGGGAATTCCTGCCAAGCACCTTGAATGGGAAAGGCCTCAAAGCGGCAGGGCCAGGGTCCAGCAGGGGTGGGGGGTTCCTGCTCTGCCCTGCCTGTTCCCACCCTTCTTGCCCTCCCATCCTCATCTGTTCCCCCGCTGGAGATGGaagatcttttattttctattatttataacttCTGACTTGGGCCCCCCGTTCTTTCTTTCCCATTAACTTGAGTGATCTGTATGAGCGACAGATGCCCCACAAGGATGGTTGGACAAggacttttactttttattacataaaaatattaaaaaataaataaaaaaataaaaatttaaactaactTAACCTGcttatattttctctttggaGCCTAGAGTAAGGTTGTAGCTCTGAGTCTTGTATAGTATTACATTTATCTTATGTATTCCTCTTTCCCTTCATGCAAAAATTGTAGTTTCTCTAAACCCCAGGATGAGGGGGGCGTTTTGTGCTATTTTGAAGGTAGGTTCCAGACCTACCAACGTTCTTGTTGGCAGACTGCGTGGCTAAACGTATGTGACTGTATGGCAGTGTGGTCCCACAAGCAGTGCTTCATGAATTATGTCTACCTCTGCTTCTGGTGTTGGAAATAAAGACGTGACTAGTGGACAGTTGAGAGACCTGGATCTGAGTTGAGAGGTGTGAAGGTGAAATTGCTAgtgggagaagaggggagaggattTGTTAGGGAACCAGGAGCTAAATTAGTTATAGATGAGACATGAAGATTGAAGCATGGCATGTGGAAATAACAGGATTTAGAGGAGTTATTTTTTCAAGGAAGCAGTTTGGATTTCTTCTACTGAGACCTGACCttggtttccttatctttaaaatgataattttcccCCTTAAAGGATTGTGAGGGCGAGGCTGGTGCTTGCTGCTAGGCATGGTGGTTTCAGCTTGGACCAAAGCCAGAAAACACTGGTTGAGACGAGGGCAGAAATAATGGTTAGATGTTGGGGGATCTGAAACTTGGTAAAAAGATGGGCATGCTAGGGGGATAGAGTATATTAGGAAGGGAGTtttatagaaaaactacctgggtgttggTGCATGCCAGTAGgttcagctactttggagggtgaggcaagatgttttttttgttttaattttttttttgagacagagcctcaagctgtcaccctgggtagagtgccgtggcatcacagctcacagcaacctccaattcctgggctcaagtgattc includes:
- the ATXN2L gene encoding ataxin-2-like protein isoform X17 encodes the protein MLKPQPPQQTSQPQQPPPTQQAVARRPPGGTSPPNGGLPGPLATTSTPPGPPPAASPCLGPAAAAGTGLRRAAEGILAPQPPPQQQQHQERPGPAAIGSARGQSTGKGPPQSPVFEGVYNNSRMLHFLTAVVGSTCDVKVKNGTTYEGIFKTLSSKFELAVDAVHRKVSEPAGGPRREDIVDTMVFKPSDVMLVHFRNVDFNYATKDKFTDSAIAMNSKVNGEHKEKVLQRWEGGDSNSDDYDLESDMSNGWDPNEMFKFNEENYGVKTTYDSSLSSYTVPLEKDNSEEFRQRELRAAQLAREIESSPQYRLRIAMENDDGRTEEEKHSAVQRQGSGRESPSLASREGKYIPLPQRVREGPRGGVRCSSSRGGRPGLSSLPPRGPHHLENSSPGPGSEARGINGGPSRMSPKAQRPLRGAKTLSSPNNRPSGETSVPPPPAALPFLPVGRMYPPRSPKSAAPAPISASCPEPPIGSAVPTSSASIPATSADPGVGSISPASPKISLAPTDVKELSTKEPGRTLEPQELARIAGKVPGLQNEQKRFQLEELRKFGAQFKLQPSSSPETSLDPFPPRILKEEAKGKEKEVDGLLTSEPMGSPVSSKTESVSDKEDKPPLTPAGGAEGPEQPPPPCPSQTGSPPLGLMKGDDKDEGPVAEQVKKSTLNPNAKEFNPTKPLLSVNKSTSTPTSPGPRTHSTPSIPVLTAGQSGLYSPQYISYIPQIHMGPAVQAPQMYPYPVSNSVPGQQGKYRGAKGSLPPQRSDQHQPASAPPMMQAAAAAGPPLVAATPYSSYIPYNPQQFPGQPAMMQPMAHYPSQPVFAPMLQSNPRMLTSGSHPQAIVSSSTPQYPSAEQPTPQALYASGGAGPTPGQWTAAAESVPPRGPDRHTTLSATGTFCPVPSEQLPPTSRCVCHPCPPAAAPRLHQHGPCYPGPCPNWNHSSPAPSPWGSPPAPGDAAAPTPEPWGAPPRRSAPEWGACTLSFHTLTLPLHRTPPSSPSTPRGTEDCPGRDLRPP
- the ATXN2L gene encoding ataxin-2-like protein isoform X3 encodes the protein MLKPQPPQQTSQPQQPPPTQQAVARRPPGGTSPPNGGLPGPLATTSTPPGPPPAASPCLGPAAAAGTGLRRAAEGILAPQPPPQQQQHQERPGPAAIGSARGQSTGKGPPQSPVFEGVYNNSRMLHFLTAVVGSTCDVKVKNGTTYEGIFKTLSSKFELAVDAVHRKVSEPAGGPRREDIVDTMVFKPSDVMLVHFRNVDFNYATKDKFTDSAIAMNSKVNGEHKEKVLQRWEGGDSNSDDYDLESDMSNGWDPNEMFKFNEENYGVKTTYDSSLSSYTVPLEKDNSEEFRQRELRAAQLAREIESSPQYRLRIAMENDDGRTEEEKHSAVQRQGSGRESPSLASREGKYIPLPQRVREGPRGGVRCSSSRGGRPGLSSLPPRGPHHLENSSPGPGSEARGINGGPSRMSPKAQRPLRGAKTLSSPNNRPSGETSVPPPPAALPFLPVGRMYPPRSPKSAAPAPISASCPEPPIGSAVPTSSASIPATSADPGVGSISPASPKISLAPTDVKELSTKEPGRTLEPQELARIAGKVPGLQNEQKRFQLEELRKFGAQFKLQPSSSPETSLDPFPPRILKEEAKGKEKEVDGLLTSEPMGSPVSSKTESVSDKEDKPPLTPAGGAEGPEQPPPPCPSQTGSPPLGLMKGDDKDEGPVAEQVKKSTLNPNAKEFNPTKPLLSVNKSTSTPTSPGPRTHSTPSIPVLTAGQSGLYSPQYISYIPQIHMGPAVQAPQMYPYPVSNSVPGQQGKYRGAKGSLPPQRSDQHQPASAPPMMQAAAAAGPPLVAATPYSSYIPYNPQQFPGQPAMMQPMAHYPSQPVFAPMLQSNPRMLTSGSHPQAIVSSSTPQYPSAEQPTPQALYATVHQSYPHHATQLHAHQPQPATTPTGSQPQSQHAAPSPVQHQAGQAPHLGSGQPQQNLYHPGALTGTPPSLPPGPSAQSPQSSFPQPAAVYAIHAHQQLPHGFTNMAHVTQAHVQTGITAAPPPHPGAPHPPQVMLLHPPQSHGGPPQGAVPQSGVPALSASTPSPYPYIGHPQVCRVGRSHSRRRQGLAPGSVLCFPPSSLSCDPAAPLPTASPALSDPDCLLT
- the ATXN2L gene encoding ataxin-2-like protein isoform X6; translation: MLKPQPPQQTSQPQQPPPTQQAVARRPPGGTSPPNGGLPGPLATTSTPPGPPPAASPCLGPAAAAGTGLRRAAEGILAPQPPPQQQQHQERPGPAAIGSARGQSTGKGPPQSPVFEGVYNNSRMLHFLTAVVGSTCDVKVKNGTTYEGIFKTLSSKFELAVDAVHRKVSEPAGGPRREDIVDTMVFKPSDVMLVHFRNVDFNYATKDKFTDSAIAMNSKVNGEHKEKVLQRWEGGDSNSDDYDLESDMSNGWDPNEMFKFNEENYGVKTTYDSSLSSYTVPLEKDNSEEFRQRELRAAQLAREIESSPQYRLRIAMENDDGRTEEEKHSAVQRQGSGRESPSLASREGKYIPLPQRVREGPRGGVRCSSSRGGRPGLSSLPPRGPHHLENSSPGPGSEARGINGGPSRMSPKAQRPLRGAKTLSSPNNRPSGETSVPPPPAALPFLPVGRMYPPRSPKSAAPAPISASCPEPPIGSAVPTSSASIPATSADPGVGSISPASPKISLAPTDVKELSTKEPGRTLEPQELARIAGKVPGLQNEQKRFQLEELRKFGAQFKLQPSSSPETSLDPFPPRILKEEAKGKEKEVDGLLTSEPMGSPVSSKTESVSDKEDKPPLTPAGGAEGPEQPPPPCPSQTGSPPLGLMKGDDKDEGPVAEQVKKSTLNPNAKEFNPTKPLLSVNKSTSTPTSPGPRTHSTPSIPVLTAGQSGLYSPQYISYIPQIHMGPAVQAPQMYPYPVSNSVPGQQGKYRGAKGSLPPQRSDQHQPASAPPMMQAAAAAGPPLVAATPYSSYIPYNPQQFPGQPAMMQPMAHYPSQPVFAPMLQSNPRMLTSGSHPQAIVSSSTPQYPSAEQPTPQALYATVHQSYPHHATQLHAHQPQPATTPTGSQPQSQHAAPSPVQHQAGQAPHLGSGQPQQNLYHPGALTGTPPSLPPGPSAQSPQSSFPQPAAVYAIHAHQQLPHGFTNMAHVTQAHVQTGITAAPPPHPGAPHPPQVMLLHPPQSHGGPPQGAVPQSGVPALSASTPSPYPYIGHPQGEQPGQAPGFPGGADDRILQSHPSQQLPFHPPGN
- the ATXN2L gene encoding ataxin-2-like protein isoform X7 translates to MLKPQPPQQTSQPQQPPPTQQAVARRPPGGTSPPNGGLPGPLATTSTPPGPPPAASPCLGPAAAAGTGLRRAAEGILAPQPPPQQQQHQERPGPAAIGSARGQSTGKGPPQSPVFEGVYNNSRMLHFLTAVVGSTCDVKVKNGTTYEGIFKTLSSKFELAVDAVHRKVSEPAGGPRREDIVDTMVFKPSDVMLVHFRNVDFNYATKDKFTDSAIAMNSKVNGEHKEKVLQRWEGGDSNSDDYDLESDMSNGWDPNEMFKFNEENYGVKTTYDSSLSSYTVPLEKDNSEEFRQRELRAAQLAREIESSPQYRLRIAMENDDGRTEEEKHSAVQRQGSGRESPSLASREGKYIPLPQRVREGPRGGVRCSSSRGGRPGLSSLPPRGPHHLENSSPGPGSEARGINGGPSRMSPKAQRPLRGAKTLSSPNNRPSGETSVPPPPAALPFLPVGRMYPPRSPKSAAPAPISASCPEPPIGSAVPTSSASIPATSADPGVGSISPASPKISLAPTDVKELSTKEPGRTLEPQELARIAGKVPGLQNEQKRFQLEELRKFGAQFKLQPSSSPETSLDPFPPRILKEEAKGKEKEVDGLLTSEPMGSPVSSKTESVSDKEDKPPLTPAGGAEGPEQPPPPCPSQTGSPPLGLMKGDDKDEGPVAEQVKKSTLNPNAKEFNPTKPLLSVNKSTSTPTSPGPRTHSTPSIPVLTAGQSGLYSPQYISYIPQIHMGPAVQAPQMYPYPVSNSVPGQQGKYRGAKGSLPPQRSDQHQPASAPPMMQAAAAAGPPLVAATPYSSYIPYNPQQFPGQPAMMQPMAHYPSQPVFAPMLQSNPRMLTSGSHPQAIVSSSTPQYPSAEQPTPQALYATVHQSYPHHATQLHAHQPQPATTPTGSQPQSQHAAPSPVQHQAGQAPHLGSGQPQQNLYHPGALTGTPPSLPPGPSAQSPQSSFPQPAAVYAIHAHQQLPHGFTNMAHVTQAHVQTGITAAPPPHPGAPHPPQVMLLHPPQSHGGPPQGAVPQSGVPALSASTPSPYPYIGHPQGEQPGQAPGFPGGADDRIPPLPPPGELKIVLAAT
- the ATXN2L gene encoding ataxin-2-like protein isoform X11, producing MLKPQPPQQTSQPQQPPPTQQAVARRPPGGTSPPNGGLPGPLATTSTPPGPPPAASPCLGPAAAAGTGLRRAAEGILAPQPPPQQQQHQERPGPAAIGSARGQSTGKGPPQSPVFEGVYNNSRMLHFLTAVVGSTCDVKVKNGTTYEGIFKTLSSKFELAVDAVHRKVSEPAGGPRREDIVDTMVFKPSDVMLVHFRNVDFNYATKDKFTDSAIAMNSKVNGEHKEKVLQRWEGGDSNSDDYDLESDMSNGWDPNEMFKFNEENYGVKTTYDSSLSSYTVPLEKDNSEEFRQRELRAAQLAREIESSPQYRLRIAMENDDGRTEEEKHSAVQRQGSGRESPSLASREGKYIPLPQRVREGPRGGVRCSSSRGGRPGLSSLPPRGPHHLENSSPGPGSEARGINGGPSRMSPKAQRPLRGAKTLSSPNNRPSGETSVPPPPAALPFLPVGRMYPPRSPKSAAPAPISASCPEPPIGSAVPTSSASIPATSADPGVGSISPASPKISLAPTDVKELSTKEPGRTLEPQELARIAGKVPGLQNEQKRFQLEELRKFGAQFKLQPSSSPETSLDPFPPRILKEEAKGKEKEVDGLLTSEPMGSPVSSKTESVSDKEDKPPLTPAGGAEGPEQPPPPCPSQTGSPPLGLMKGDDKDEGPVAEQVKKSTLNPNAKEFNPTKPLLSVNKSTSTPTSPGPRTHSTPSIPVLTAGQSGLYSPQYISYIPQIHMGPAVQAPQMYPYPVSNSVPGQQGKYRGAKGSLPPQRSDQHQPASAPPMMQAAAAAGPPLVAATPYSSYIPYNPQQFPGQPAMMQPMAHYPSQPVFAPMLQSNPRMLTSGSHPQAIVSSSTPQYPSAEQPTPQALYATVHQSYPHHATQLHAHQPQPATTPTGSQPQSQHAAPSPVQHQAGQAPHLGSGQPQQNLYHPGALTGTPPSLPPGPSAQSPQSSFPQPAAVYAIHAHQQLPHGFTNMAHVTQAHVQTGITAAPPPHPGAPHPPQVMLLHPPQSHGGPPQGAVPQSGVPALSASTPSPYPYIGHPQVQSHPSQQLPFHPPGN
- the ATXN2L gene encoding ataxin-2-like protein isoform X12; translation: MLKPQPPQQTSQPQQPPPTQQAVARRPPGGTSPPNGGLPGPLATTSTPPGPPPAASPCLGPAAAAGTGLRRAAEGILAPQPPPQQQQHQERPGPAAIGSARGQSTGKGPPQSPVFEGVYNNSRMLHFLTAVVGSTCDVKVKNGTTYEGIFKTLSSKFELAVDAVHRKVSEPAGGPRREDIVDTMVFKPSDVMLVHFRNVDFNYATKDKFTDSAIAMNSKVNGEHKEKVLQRWEGGDSNSDDYDLESDMSNGWDPNEMFKFNEENYGVKTTYDSSLSSYTVPLEKDNSEEFRQRELRAAQLAREIESSPQYRLRIAMENDDGRTEEEKHSAVQRQGSGRESPSLASREGKYIPLPQRVREGPRGGVRCSSSRGGRPGLSSLPPRGPHHLENSSPGPGSEARGINGGPSRMSPKAQRPLRGAKTLSSPNNRPSGETSVPPPPAALPFLPVGRMYPPRSPKSAAPAPISASCPEPPIGSAVPTSSASIPATSADPGVGSISPASPKISLAPTDVKELSTKEPGRTLEPQELARIAGKVPGLQNEQKRFQLEELRKFGAQFKLQPSSSPETSLDPFPPRILKEEAKGKEKEVDGLLTSEPMGSPVSSKTESVSDKEDKPPLTPAGGAEGPEQPPPPCPSQTGSPPLGLMKGDDKDEGPVAEQVKKSTLNPNAKEFNPTKPLLSVNKSTSTPTSPGPRTHSTPSIPVLTAGQSGLYSPQYISYIPQIHMGPAVQAPQMYPYPVSNSVPGQQGKYRGAKGSLPPQRSDQHQPASAPPMMQAAAAAGPPLVAATPYSSYIPYNPQQFPGQPAMMQPMAHYPSQPVFAPMLQSNPRMLTSGSHPQAIVSSSTPQYPSAEQPTPQALYATVHQSYPHHATQLHAHQPQPATTPTGSQPQSQHAAPSPVQHQAGQAPHLGSGQPQQNLYHPGALTGTPPSLPPGPSAQSPQSSFPQPAAVYAIHAHQQLPHGFTNMAHVTQAHVQTGITAAPPPHPGAPHPPQVMLLHPPQSHGGPPQGAVPQSGVPALSASTPSPYPYIGHPQAPLPPPGELKIVLAAT
- the ATXN2L gene encoding ataxin-2-like protein isoform X16 — translated: MLSYDPGIRVSRGQSTGKGPPQSPVFEGVYNNSRMLHFLTAVVGSTCDVKVKNGTTYEGIFKTLSSKFELAVDAVHRKVSEPAGGPRREDIVDTMVFKPSDVMLVHFRNVDFNYATKDKFTDSAIAMNSKVNGEHKEKVLQRWEGGDSNSDDYDLESDMSNGWDPNEMFKFNEENYGVKTTYDSSLSSYTVPLEKDNSEEFRQRELRAAQLAREIESSPQYRLRIAMENDDGRTEEEKHSAVQRQGSGRESPSLASREGKYIPLPQRVREGPRGGVRCSSSRGGRPGLSSLPPRGPHHLENSSPGPGSEARGINGGPSRMSPKAQRPLRGAKTLSSPNNRPSGETSVPPPPAALPFLPVGRMYPPRSPKSAAPAPISASCPEPPIGSAVPTSSASIPATSADPGVGSISPASPKISLAPTDVKELSTKEPGRTLEPQELARIAGKVPGLQNEQKRFQLEELRKFGAQFKLQPSSSPETSLDPFPPRILKEEAKGKEKEVDGLLTSEPMGSPVSSKTESVSDKEDKPPLTPAGGAEGPEQPPPPCPSQTGSPPLGLMKGDDKDEGPVAEQVKKSTLNPNAKEFNPTKPLLSVNKSTSTPTSPGPRTHSTPSIPVLTAGQSGLYSPQYISYIPQIHMGPAVQAPQMYPYPVSNSVPGQQGKYRGAKGSLPPQRSDQHQPASAPPMMQAAAAAGPPLVAATPYSSYIPYNPQQFPGQPAMMQPMAHYPSQPVFAPMLQSNPRMLTSGSHPQAIVSSSTPQYPSAEQPTPQALYATVHQSYPHHATQLHAHQPQPATTPTGSQPQSQHAAPSPVQHQAGQAPHLGSGQPQQNLYHPGALTGTPPSLPPGPSAQSPQSSFPQPAAVYAIHAHQQLPHGFTNMAHVTQAHVQTGITAAPPPHPGAPHPPQVMLLHPPQSHGGPPQGAVPQSGVPALSASTPSPYPYIGHPQGEQPGQAPGFPGGADDRILCRVGRSHSRRRQGLAPGSVLCFPPSSLSCDPAAPLPTASPALSDPDCLLT
- the ATXN2L gene encoding ataxin-2-like protein isoform X8 encodes the protein MTRAFACPVRRRRPGEASRWMAFAAALSPSPANGPLIALLNRRLHQPARSRVTWRLVTSAGGQSTGKGPPQSPVFEGVYNNSRMLHFLTAVVGSTCDVKVKNGTTYEGIFKTLSSKFELAVDAVHRKVSEPAGGPRREDIVDTMVFKPSDVMLVHFRNVDFNYATKDKFTDSAIAMNSKVNGEHKEKVLQRWEGGDSNSDDYDLESDMSNGWDPNEMFKFNEENYGVKTTYDSSLSSYTVPLEKDNSEEFRQRELRAAQLAREIESSPQYRLRIAMENDDGRTEEEKHSAVQRQGSGRESPSLASREGKYIPLPQRVREGPRGGVRCSSSRGGRPGLSSLPPRGPHHLENSSPGPGSEARGINGGPSRMSPKAQRPLRGAKTLSSPNNRPSGETSVPPPPAALPFLPVGRMYPPRSPKSAAPAPISASCPEPPIGSAVPTSSASIPATSADPGVGSISPASPKISLAPTDVKELSTKEPGRTLEPQELARIAGKVPGLQNEQKRFQLEELRKFGAQFKLQPSSSPETSLDPFPPRILKEEAKGKEKEVDGLLTSEPMGSPVSSKTESVSDKEDKPPLTPAGGAEGPEQPPPPCPSQTGSPPLGLMKGDDKDEGPVAEQVKKSTLNPNAKEFNPTKPLLSVNKSTSTPTSPGPRTHSTPSIPVLTAGQSGLYSPQYISYIPQIHMGPAVQAPQMYPYPVSNSVPGQQGKYRGAKGSLPPQRSDQHQPASAPPMMQAAAAAGPPLVAATPYSSYIPYNPQQFPGQPAMMQPMAHYPSQPVFAPMLQSNPRMLTSGSHPQAIVSSSTPQYPSAEQPTPQALYATVHQSYPHHATQLHAHQPQPATTPTGSQPQSQHAAPSPVQHQAGQAPHLGSGQPQQNLYHPGALTGTPPSLPPGPSAQSPQSSFPQPAAVYAIHAHQQLPHGFTNMAHVTQAHVQTGITAAPPPHPGAPHPPQVMLLHPPQSHGGPPQGAVPQSGVPALSASTPSPYPYIGHPQGEQPGQAPGFPGGADDRILCRVGRSHSRRRQGLAPGSVLCFPPSSLSCDPAAPLPTASPALSDPDCLLT